A stretch of Crossiella cryophila DNA encodes these proteins:
- a CDS encoding ribonuclease Z — MSNRELIVLGTASQVPTRARNHNGYLLRWDDQGFLFDPGEGTQRQMVHSGVAASTITRLCLTHFHGDHCLGVPGIVQRLSLDKVPHPVHAHYPASGAAYFHRLRYAAAFHETAELREEPITGDGVLATGGFGTLEARRLAHPVEAYGYRLVEPDSLRMLPDKLAEAGISGLQVRQLRRDGHLDVDGRRVELAEVSVPRPGQKFAFVMDTGLCENVFTLARDADLLVIESTFLDTEAELAAQVGHLTAGQAGLVAAECGVRKLVLTHFSQRYPDLELFRAEAAKHFDGELVVAADLDRIAVPPRR; from the coding sequence GTGTCGAACCGCGAGCTGATCGTCCTGGGCACCGCCAGCCAGGTGCCCACCCGGGCCCGCAACCACAACGGCTACCTGCTGCGCTGGGACGACCAGGGCTTCCTGTTCGATCCCGGCGAGGGCACCCAGCGGCAGATGGTCCACAGTGGAGTCGCGGCCAGCACGATCACCCGGCTCTGCCTGACCCACTTCCACGGCGACCACTGCCTCGGCGTGCCCGGCATCGTGCAACGGCTGTCCCTGGACAAGGTCCCGCACCCGGTGCACGCGCACTACCCGGCCTCCGGCGCCGCCTACTTCCACCGGCTGCGCTACGCCGCCGCCTTCCACGAGACCGCCGAGCTGCGCGAGGAACCGATCACCGGCGACGGTGTGCTGGCCACCGGCGGCTTCGGCACCCTGGAAGCCCGCCGCCTGGCCCACCCGGTCGAGGCCTACGGCTACCGGCTGGTCGAACCCGACTCGCTGCGCATGCTCCCGGACAAACTCGCCGAAGCCGGGATCAGCGGCCTGCAAGTCCGCCAGCTCCGCCGGGACGGCCACCTCGACGTGGACGGCCGCCGGGTCGAGCTGGCCGAGGTCAGCGTGCCCAGACCAGGGCAGAAGTTCGCCTTCGTGATGGACACCGGGCTGTGCGAGAACGTGTTCACCCTGGCCAGGGACGCCGACCTGCTGGTCATCGAATCGACCTTCCTGGACACCGAGGCCGAACTCGCCGCCCAGGTCGGGCACCTCACCGCCGGGCAGGCCGGGCTCGTCGCCGCCGAATGCGGGGTGCGCAAACTGGTGCTCACCCACTTCTCCCAGCGCTATCCCGATCTTGAGCTGTTCCGGGCCGAGGCGGCCAAGCACTTCGACGGCGAACTCGTGGTCGCCGCCGATCTCGACCGGATCGCGGTTCCCCCGCGGCGGTAG
- a CDS encoding GAF domain-containing sensor histidine kinase, whose amino-acid sequence MTGKDWPIRLLATAAGLSLLITIPVTLFLLPARLTLSWALTAVLPCYAAGLLVWRAAPSHPVGRRLMVFGSLLAIGLATNYPLHFLTTPQDWQPAGFWVWFGSTGNETLEFVFNILIIYLVALLPDGGYRHRYERILLRSLWFLLPAPLIAALAGLPIEMMYLWSQKPFAWLHVGAGIMLLIRCLLARRDGRPQPWLTSLAILTIAIMLARAVLLLTRDWRVDIDEGWYYVIGRLIGTLPYSLVPVIVVVAALRRQLLGVDIVVPRSVVYGLLWLVIGCWYLGTATMLGWTAGQYLPVGLVALVTATAMLLFQPLRAQLNQAAARRVYGPRLTGFELLVQFGTTLEHAYDLPRLAPHLASSLQSGLNLKWARVELGGAAHPCSPPVVSVAGTVTEEAATRFPLRHAEEQLGVIEYGPKVEGRFTPEDHALVESLARQAALAVHNANLAKALGVQVEQVSRQASELEASRTRIVQAQDTERRRIERQLHDGIQQELVALVAKLRLARNQFNRGGEAAGNTLTEVQDDAYRVIDELRELAHGIHPPVLTDQGLIAAVTSRARRLPIPVTVDCPPDLRAARFGVDVEESAFFLISEALTNVLKHAGAGAVTIHFGHLDGELIVDVRDDGRGFRHGGGGLGLTGMRDRAEAVGGALTIASTPGAGTTITARLPAAAREPSTSDRPIEIVENTADA is encoded by the coding sequence GTGACGGGGAAGGACTGGCCCATTCGGCTGCTGGCTACCGCCGCCGGGCTGAGTCTGCTGATCACGATCCCGGTGACGCTGTTCCTGCTGCCCGCGCGACTGACCCTGTCCTGGGCGCTGACCGCGGTGCTGCCCTGCTACGCGGCCGGGCTGCTGGTCTGGCGGGCCGCCCCCAGCCACCCGGTCGGGCGAAGACTGATGGTGTTCGGTTCGCTGCTGGCGATCGGTCTGGCCACCAACTACCCGCTGCACTTCCTCACCACGCCGCAGGACTGGCAGCCAGCCGGCTTCTGGGTGTGGTTCGGCTCCACCGGCAACGAGACCCTCGAGTTCGTCTTCAACATCCTGATCATCTACCTGGTCGCGCTGCTGCCCGACGGCGGCTACCGGCACCGCTACGAGCGGATCCTGCTGCGCTCGCTGTGGTTCCTGCTACCCGCGCCGCTGATCGCCGCGCTGGCCGGGCTGCCGATCGAGATGATGTACCTGTGGTCGCAGAAGCCCTTCGCCTGGCTGCACGTGGGCGCCGGGATCATGCTGCTGATCCGCTGCCTGCTGGCCCGCCGGGACGGGCGGCCGCAGCCCTGGCTGACCTCGCTGGCCATCCTCACCATCGCGATCATGCTGGCCAGGGCGGTGCTGCTGCTCACCCGCGACTGGCGGGTCGACATCGACGAGGGCTGGTACTACGTCATCGGCCGGCTGATCGGCACCCTGCCGTACTCGCTGGTCCCGGTGATCGTGGTGGTCGCCGCGCTGCGCAGGCAACTGCTCGGCGTGGACATCGTGGTGCCGCGCTCGGTGGTCTACGGCCTGTTGTGGCTGGTCATCGGCTGCTGGTACCTGGGAACCGCGACCATGCTGGGCTGGACCGCGGGCCAGTACCTGCCGGTCGGGCTGGTCGCGCTGGTCACCGCCACCGCGATGCTGCTGTTCCAGCCGTTGCGCGCGCAGCTCAACCAGGCCGCCGCGCGCCGGGTGTACGGGCCGCGGCTGACCGGGTTCGAGCTGCTGGTGCAGTTCGGCACCACCCTGGAGCACGCCTACGACCTGCCCCGGCTGGCCCCACACCTGGCCAGCAGCCTGCAGAGCGGGCTGAACCTCAAATGGGCCAGGGTCGAACTCGGCGGCGCCGCCCATCCGTGCAGCCCGCCGGTGGTCAGCGTGGCCGGCACGGTCACCGAGGAGGCGGCCACCCGGTTCCCGTTGCGGCACGCCGAGGAACAGCTCGGGGTGATCGAGTACGGACCCAAGGTGGAGGGCCGGTTCACCCCGGAGGACCACGCGCTGGTGGAGAGCCTGGCCAGGCAGGCCGCACTGGCCGTGCACAACGCCAACCTGGCCAAGGCCCTTGGCGTGCAGGTCGAACAGGTGTCCCGGCAGGCCAGTGAGCTGGAGGCGTCCCGGACCCGGATCGTGCAGGCCCAGGACACCGAGCGGCGGCGGATCGAACGGCAGCTGCACGACGGCATCCAGCAGGAACTCGTCGCGCTGGTGGCCAAGCTGCGGCTGGCCCGCAACCAGTTCAACCGCGGTGGCGAGGCGGCCGGGAACACCCTCACCGAGGTGCAGGACGACGCCTACCGGGTCATCGACGAACTGCGCGAACTCGCCCACGGCATCCACCCGCCGGTGCTCACCGACCAGGGCCTGATCGCCGCGGTCACCTCACGGGCCCGGCGGCTGCCGATCCCGGTGACCGTGGACTGCCCGCCCGACCTGCGGGCCGCCCGCTTCGGCGTGGACGTGGAGGAATCGGCGTTCTTCCTCATCTCCGAGGCACTGACGAACGTGCTCAAGCACGCCGGGGCCGGCGCGGTGACCATCCACTTCGGACACCTCGACGGCGAACTGATCGTGGACGTGCGCGATGACGGCCGCGGTTTCCGGCACGGCGGCGGCGGACTCGGCCTGACCGGCATGCGCGACCGGGCCGAGGCGGTCGGCGGCGCGCTCACCATCGCCAGCACCCCCGGCGCGGGCACCACCATCACCGCCCGGCTACCCGCCGCGGCCCGCGAACCGTCCACTTCGGACCGTCCTATCGAGATCGTGGAGAACACCGCTGATGCCTGA
- a CDS encoding response regulator — MVGVLLVDDQPLLRLGFRSVLNPEPDLEVLGEAGGGAEAVTMTRALRPDVVLMDVRMPGMDGIEATRRIIADGSPAKVVVLTTFDLDEYVYDALRAGASCQKNNPSLLKDAAPAELLHGIRVVAAGESALAPAVTRRLIARFAEQVPVPERPDPLAALPDPLTGREHEVLRALAKGLSNREIGARLHLSELTIKVHVGRILTKLGLRDRAQVIVFAYEHGIVRPGRE, encoded by the coding sequence ATGGTCGGCGTGCTGCTGGTGGACGACCAACCGTTGCTGCGCCTGGGATTCCGCTCCGTGCTCAACCCCGAACCCGACCTCGAGGTGCTCGGCGAGGCGGGCGGCGGTGCGGAGGCGGTCACCATGACCAGGGCACTGCGCCCGGACGTGGTGCTGATGGACGTGCGCATGCCCGGCATGGACGGCATCGAGGCCACCCGCCGGATCATCGCCGACGGCTCCCCGGCCAAGGTGGTCGTGCTGACCACCTTCGACCTCGACGAGTACGTCTACGACGCGCTGCGCGCCGGGGCGTCGTGCCAAAAAAACAACCCCAGCCTGCTCAAGGACGCCGCCCCCGCCGAACTGCTGCACGGCATCCGGGTGGTCGCCGCCGGGGAGTCCGCGCTGGCCCCCGCGGTCACCCGGCGGCTGATCGCCCGCTTCGCCGAACAGGTGCCCGTGCCCGAACGACCCGACCCCCTGGCCGCGCTGCCCGATCCGCTCACCGGCCGCGAACACGAGGTGCTGCGCGCACTGGCCAAGGGACTGTCCAACCGGGAGATCGGCGCCCGGCTGCACCTGTCCGAGCTGACCATCAAGGTGCACGTGGGCCGCATCCTGACCAAACTCGGCCTGCGCGACCGGGCCCAGGTGATCGTCTTCGCCTACGAGCACGGCATCGTCCGCCCCGGCCGCGAATAG
- a CDS encoding GGDEF domain-containing protein, producing MPTLLDQVHVAFQPLVNTNTGGVVAVEALARPLRGHVHDLFRTAAEAGRLTELDIELAVLAVQFASEHETLLPLHLNILADTVVEDPAGMEALFGALRATGRRPREVILEIGDPISHLDQDLLLERLRRLRTIGFLVALDGIGGGDIPLTFLLDVAPNLVKLDRAVLAGLPEDSRKQALLEGLAHTCKQAGATVIAQGVETREQLQAVRAAGIHLVQGDLIAPPSRRPNTRVTLSAALNELSDVGAVQLPVATAGPRITEYLCPATMLAEDATADAARKIFADRPDITSIVLVDTEERPLWTIDRNRFLLAVTGPYGHALHAKRPASRLADEPRAMGTNATAMEALNLMSGGASDRMYDDLVVLDEAGRCLGVVRLSDLFRGMAEMKVEHAAALNPLTRLPGSDAIARDLRQRISTGQIFAVSWLDVDNFKWVNDNAGFAAGDDLIRHLGRGLTDVAASLRHACVGHVGGDDFLVVCELDDLVRLAGAVLDPDRRVNGRSITVSMATLVCAAGSVLDHRETSRLLAPLKQQAKSLRGSSWVLGRPGSTRTDVLRGQPPAPAPTMQRTG from the coding sequence GTGCCCACGCTGCTGGACCAAGTGCATGTCGCCTTCCAGCCGCTGGTCAATACCAATACCGGCGGTGTGGTCGCGGTCGAGGCGCTCGCCCGGCCGCTACGGGGACACGTGCACGACCTGTTCCGCACGGCGGCCGAAGCCGGCCGCCTCACCGAACTCGACATCGAACTGGCCGTGCTCGCGGTGCAGTTCGCCTCCGAACACGAGACGCTGCTGCCGCTGCACCTCAACATCCTGGCCGACACCGTGGTCGAGGACCCGGCGGGCATGGAAGCGCTCTTCGGCGCGCTGCGCGCCACCGGCCGCCGCCCGCGCGAGGTCATCCTGGAGATCGGCGACCCGATCTCGCACCTGGACCAGGACCTGTTGCTGGAGCGGCTGCGGCGGCTGCGCACCATCGGCTTCCTGGTCGCCCTCGACGGCATCGGCGGCGGCGACATCCCTCTCACCTTCCTGCTCGACGTCGCACCCAACCTGGTCAAACTCGACCGCGCGGTACTGGCCGGCCTGCCGGAGGACAGCCGCAAACAGGCCCTGCTGGAAGGGCTGGCGCACACCTGCAAACAGGCGGGCGCCACCGTCATCGCGCAGGGCGTGGAGACCCGCGAGCAGCTGCAGGCGGTGCGCGCGGCCGGGATCCACCTGGTCCAGGGCGACCTGATCGCCCCGCCCAGCCGCCGCCCCAACACCAGGGTCACCCTCTCCGCCGCGCTCAACGAACTCTCCGACGTCGGCGCGGTGCAACTCCCGGTGGCCACGGCCGGTCCGCGGATCACCGAATACCTGTGCCCGGCCACCATGCTCGCCGAGGACGCCACCGCGGACGCGGCGCGCAAGATCTTCGCCGATCGCCCTGACATCACCAGCATCGTCCTGGTCGACACCGAAGAACGTCCACTGTGGACGATCGACCGGAACCGGTTCCTGCTCGCCGTCACCGGCCCCTACGGCCACGCCCTGCACGCCAAACGCCCGGCCTCCCGGCTGGCCGACGAACCGCGTGCGATGGGCACCAACGCCACCGCGATGGAGGCCCTCAACCTGATGTCCGGCGGCGCCTCGGACCGGATGTACGACGACCTGGTGGTCCTGGACGAGGCAGGCCGTTGCCTTGGCGTGGTGCGGCTCTCCGACCTGTTCCGCGGCATGGCCGAGATGAAGGTCGAACACGCCGCCGCGCTCAACCCGCTGACCCGGTTGCCCGGCAGCGACGCCATCGCCAGGGATCTGCGCCAGCGGATCAGCACCGGCCAGATCTTCGCGGTGAGCTGGCTGGACGTGGACAATTTCAAGTGGGTCAACGACAACGCGGGCTTCGCCGCGGGCGACGACCTGATCCGCCACCTCGGCCGCGGCCTCACCGACGTGGCCGCGAGCCTGCGCCATGCCTGCGTCGGCCACGTCGGCGGCGACGATTTCCTGGTCGTCTGCGAGCTGGACGACCTGGTGCGCCTGGCCGGTGCGGTACTGGACCCGGACCGGCGGGTCAACGGCCGCTCCATCACGGTGTCCATGGCCACCCTGGTGTGCGCGGCGGGCAGCGTGCTGGACCACCGGGAGACCTCCCGGCTACTGGCCCCGCTCAAGCAACAGGCCAAGTCCCTGCGCGGATCCAGCTGGGTACTCGGCCGCCCCGGCTCCACCCGCACCGACGTGCTGCGCGGCCAGCCCCCGGCCCCCGCCCCGACCATGCAACGCACCGGTTGA
- a CDS encoding lycopene cyclase family protein — MHVQDVLVVGGGPAGFALAGACARLGLATTVLDPAPGRPWRQTYAAWTDELPLDLPGAAVRSCPARTVAIAETRHELSRRYALLDNTALREYLQHPALTVRQGSAITVAHTHDGSLVQLTDGVALAARLVVDATGDRRTLCGGRPRRPAAEQTAYGVLLPTEAVTALVPAEEAVFMDWRHASNGPTDWPTFLYAQPLGDGRTLIEETSLARRPGLGYPELRRKLADRLGRYGISLSGNETQERVRFRVDDPPPSVRGLLPFGAAAGLVHPATGFSVATALALAPRVAEAVHTALPAGPHAAAAAGWRVLWSPAAKAVHALRRSGLRVLLALPAADLPRFFELFFAMPESDQAHYLSGREDVRGTAAAMAGLFKHAPWGTRTRMAFLGRL; from the coding sequence ATGCACGTGCAGGACGTTCTGGTGGTCGGCGGCGGTCCGGCGGGATTCGCGCTGGCCGGAGCCTGTGCCCGGCTCGGCCTGGCCACCACGGTGCTCGACCCCGCGCCCGGCAGGCCGTGGCGGCAGACCTACGCGGCCTGGACCGACGAGCTGCCCCTCGACCTGCCCGGCGCGGCCGTGCGCAGCTGCCCCGCGCGCACCGTGGCCATCGCCGAGACCAGGCACGAACTCAGCCGCCGGTACGCGCTGCTGGACAACACCGCGCTGCGCGAGTACCTCCAGCACCCGGCGCTGACCGTGCGCCAGGGCTCGGCCATCACCGTCGCGCACACCCACGACGGCAGCCTGGTCCAGCTCACTGACGGCGTCGCCCTGGCCGCCCGCCTCGTGGTGGACGCCACCGGCGACCGGCGCACCCTCTGCGGCGGACGGCCCCGCCGACCCGCCGCCGAACAGACCGCCTACGGCGTGCTGCTGCCCACCGAGGCGGTCACCGCACTCGTCCCGGCGGAGGAAGCGGTGTTCATGGACTGGCGGCACGCCAGCAACGGACCCACCGACTGGCCCACCTTCCTCTACGCCCAGCCACTCGGCGACGGCCGCACCCTGATCGAGGAGACCTCCCTCGCCCGGCGGCCGGGACTCGGCTACCCGGAACTCCGCCGCAAACTCGCCGACCGGCTCGGCCGCTACGGGATCTCCTTGTCCGGCAACGAAACCCAGGAACGCGTCCGGTTCAGAGTGGACGATCCACCGCCCAGCGTGCGCGGCCTGCTGCCCTTCGGCGCGGCCGCCGGACTGGTGCACCCGGCCACCGGGTTCAGCGTGGCCACCGCCCTCGCCCTGGCCCCCCGCGTCGCCGAGGCCGTGCACACCGCGCTGCCCGCCGGACCGCACGCCGCGGCCGCCGCCGGCTGGCGGGTGCTGTGGTCCCCCGCGGCCAAGGCGGTGCACGCGTTGCGCCGCAGCGGCTTGCGCGTGCTGCTCGCGCTGCCCGCGGCCGATCTGCCCCGGTTCTTCGAGTTGTTCTTCGCCATGCCCGAATCCGACCAGGCGCACTACCTCTCCGGCCGGGAGGACGTGCGCGGCACCGCGGCGGCCATGGCCGGGCTCTTCAAGCACGCACCGTGGGGAACGCGCACCCGGATGGCGTTTCTTGGGCGGTTGTGA
- a CDS encoding response regulator: protein MPEPLRIVIAEDHYLVREGTRRLLEDSGEVRVVAAVGTAEELLDAVRRFRLDAVITDIRMPPGHNTEGITAAHHIRVHHQDIGVVVLSQHANEQYAFDLFQHGTDGLAYLLKERIGEVDELLRALHEVRAGRSVIDPRIVEVLLGSRAKAADAPLTRLSPRELEVLRHMAQGKTNRAIAEYLTLSESTIEKHVNSTFAKLGLAEEPQVHRRVSAVLTYLRHA, encoded by the coding sequence ATGCCTGAGCCGCTGCGGATCGTCATCGCCGAGGACCACTACCTGGTGCGCGAGGGCACCCGGCGCCTGCTGGAGGACAGCGGCGAGGTGCGGGTGGTCGCGGCGGTGGGCACCGCGGAGGAACTCCTGGACGCGGTCCGCCGGTTCCGCCTGGACGCGGTGATCACCGACATCCGGATGCCGCCGGGCCACAACACCGAGGGCATCACCGCCGCGCACCACATCCGGGTGCACCACCAGGACATCGGCGTGGTGGTGCTCTCCCAGCACGCCAACGAGCAGTACGCCTTCGACCTGTTCCAGCACGGCACCGACGGCCTGGCCTACCTGCTCAAGGAACGCATCGGCGAGGTCGACGAACTGCTGCGCGCCCTGCACGAGGTCCGCGCCGGCCGCTCGGTGATCGACCCGCGGATCGTGGAGGTGCTGCTGGGCAGCCGGGCCAAGGCCGCCGACGCGCCACTGACCCGGCTCAGCCCGCGCGAGCTGGAAGTGTTGCGGCACATGGCCCAGGGCAAGACCAACCGGGCCATCGCGGAGTACCTGACGCTGTCGGAGTCCACCATCGAGAAACACGTCAACTCCACCTTCGCCAAACTCGGCCTGGCCGAGGAACCCCAGGTGCACCGCCGGGTCAGCGCGGTGCTGACCTACCTGCGGCACGCCTGA
- a CDS encoding sensor histidine kinase, with protein sequence MDRPRFADAGLAVLAAALVLPVTLGGDEAPGVLEDSTGIADVGWLFFLAVHLPLVWRRRAPLTVFWVVAAFAMLSTQIGFTGVFLITAPLFALYAVARHRSPHHLWAPVVVFVLALGWTWVYSGPPGEVLIGILSVLTATVVLGLSQRLHQDYRRQQLEHQARTAATAERVRIAREVHDIVAHNLAVMVALADGAAADPANAPDLLAKTSATGRAALTDMRRLVGLLREGEQPLAPQPGLADLPDLVDQVRAAGLPVEFHQEGLPDKDNPGIGLIVYRITQEALTNTLRHAGSGVLAQVRLRHSDSEVDLEITDTGSGHPGDGGHGLAGIAERAAAYGGTVSAGPVAGGGWRVHARLPWEV encoded by the coding sequence ATGGATCGACCACGATTCGCCGACGCCGGACTTGCCGTGCTCGCCGCCGCCCTGGTGCTGCCGGTGACCCTCGGCGGCGACGAGGCGCCCGGCGTCCTGGAGGACAGCACCGGCATCGCCGACGTGGGCTGGCTGTTCTTCCTCGCCGTGCACCTGCCCCTGGTGTGGCGACGGCGGGCGCCGCTGACCGTGTTCTGGGTGGTGGCCGCGTTCGCGATGCTCAGCACCCAGATCGGGTTCACCGGGGTGTTCCTGATCACCGCGCCCCTGTTCGCGCTGTACGCGGTCGCCCGGCACCGGTCACCGCACCACCTGTGGGCACCGGTCGTGGTGTTCGTGCTGGCGCTGGGCTGGACCTGGGTGTACAGCGGGCCGCCGGGAGAGGTGCTGATCGGCATCCTCTCCGTGCTCACCGCCACCGTGGTGCTCGGCCTCAGCCAGCGCCTGCACCAGGACTACCGGCGGCAGCAGCTCGAGCACCAGGCCCGCACCGCGGCCACCGCCGAACGCGTCCGCATCGCCAGGGAGGTGCACGACATCGTCGCGCACAACCTCGCCGTCATGGTCGCCCTCGCCGACGGCGCCGCCGCCGACCCGGCCAACGCCCCGGACCTGCTGGCCAAGACCTCGGCCACCGGCCGGGCCGCCCTCACCGACATGCGCCGCCTGGTCGGCCTGCTCCGCGAAGGCGAGCAACCCCTTGCCCCGCAACCGGGTCTGGCCGACCTGCCGGACCTCGTGGACCAGGTCCGGGCCGCCGGACTGCCGGTGGAATTCCACCAGGAAGGCTTGCCGGACAAGGATAATCCCGGCATTGGCCTGATCGTCTACCGGATCACCCAGGAAGCCCTGACCAACACCCTGCGGCACGCGGGCTCCGGCGTGCTCGCCCAGGTCCGGTTGCGCCACAGTGACTCCGAGGTCGACCTGGAGATCACCGACACCGGCAGCGGCCACCCCGGCGACGGTGGACACGGCCTGGCCGGGATCGCCGAACGCGCCGCCGCCTACGGTGGCACCGTCAGCGCCGGCCCCGTGGCAGGCGGCGGCTGGCGGGTGCACGCGCGCCTGCCCTGGGAGGTCTGA
- a CDS encoding ATP-binding cassette domain-containing protein: MIQLDRLTKRHGGTTVVHELSCTVLPGRVTGFLGPNGAGKSTTLRMLLGLTRPTSGRATIGGRHYPDLPDPLRRVGALLEATPVHQERTARQHLRALAHTHGLPDSRVGQVLALAGISAAADRHACRFSLGMRQRLGIAAALLGDPAVLVLDEPTNGLDPDGVHWLRLLLHELAAQGRTVLVSSHLLSEMALTAHHLLILGRGRLLADAPLTDLRAADGSLEPAYLALTRNSVEFGAVR, from the coding sequence ATGATCCAGCTCGACCGACTGACCAAACGCCACGGCGGCACGACCGTCGTGCACGAGTTGTCCTGCACGGTGCTACCCGGCCGGGTCACCGGCTTCCTCGGCCCCAACGGCGCGGGCAAGTCCACCACCCTGCGCATGCTGCTCGGCCTGACCCGGCCCACCAGTGGCCGCGCCACCATCGGCGGCCGCCACTACCCCGACCTGCCGGACCCGCTGCGCCGGGTCGGCGCGCTCCTGGAAGCCACCCCGGTGCACCAGGAACGCACCGCCCGGCAACACCTGCGCGCCCTGGCGCACACCCACGGCCTGCCCGACTCCCGGGTCGGCCAGGTGCTCGCCCTGGCCGGGATCAGCGCCGCCGCCGACCGCCACGCCTGCCGGTTCTCCCTCGGCATGCGGCAACGACTGGGCATCGCGGCCGCGCTGCTCGGCGACCCCGCCGTGCTCGTCCTGGACGAGCCCACCAACGGCCTCGACCCCGACGGCGTGCACTGGCTGCGCCTGCTGCTGCACGAGCTGGCCGCCCAGGGCCGCACCGTGCTCGTCTCCAGCCACCTGCTCAGCGAGATGGCCCTGACCGCGCACCACCTGCTCATCCTCGGCCGCGGCCGCCTGCTCGCCGACGCCCCGCTCACCGACCTGCGCGCCGCCGACGGCTCACTGGAACCCGCCTACCTGGCGCTGACCAGGAACTCCGTCGAGTTCGGGGCGGTCAGGTGA
- a CDS encoding ABC-2 transporter permease yields MITFPRVVRAEWTKLLSTRTAWLVLLGLPLALTLLSGLIGWHNRHRPATLTEAVGGGFLVYALTFGIFGVLFMAGEHSSGLIRTTLLAVPRRLPVLWAKAVVLFAATLPVLLAGYLGGFLAHQAFATRPRGLGDPGALLAVLGAAEATALTAIFGLAVGTLVRGLAGAIGVFVLGLVLLPQALLGSLPTDLHDLVLPYLPTFALQAMFTTGSPLLLTPGQGTAVGLGWAILLLGCAAAMLRRREL; encoded by the coding sequence GTGATCACCTTCCCCCGGGTGGTCCGCGCCGAGTGGACCAAACTCCTGTCCACCCGCACCGCCTGGCTGGTCCTGCTCGGCCTGCCCCTCGCCCTGACCCTGCTCTCCGGACTGATCGGCTGGCACAACCGGCACCGCCCGGCCACCCTCACCGAGGCCGTCGGCGGCGGATTCCTGGTCTACGCCTTGACCTTCGGCATCTTCGGCGTGCTCTTCATGGCCGGTGAGCACAGCTCCGGCCTGATCCGCACCACCCTGCTGGCCGTGCCGCGACGACTGCCGGTGCTGTGGGCCAAGGCTGTCGTCCTGTTCGCCGCGACCCTGCCGGTGCTGCTCGCCGGCTACCTCGGCGGTTTCCTGGCCCACCAGGCATTCGCGACCCGGCCACGCGGCCTCGGCGACCCCGGTGCGCTGCTCGCCGTCCTCGGCGCGGCCGAGGCCACCGCGCTCACCGCGATCTTCGGGCTGGCCGTGGGCACCCTGGTCCGCGGCCTGGCCGGGGCGATCGGCGTATTCGTGCTCGGCCTCGTACTCCTGCCGCAGGCCCTGCTCGGCTCGCTGCCCACCGACCTGCACGACCTCGTGCTGCCCTACCTGCCGACCTTCGCGCTACAGGCCATGTTCACCACCGGCTCCCCACTGCTGCTGACCCCGGGCCAGGGCACCGCGGTGGGACTGGGCTGGGCCATACTCCTACTCGGGTGCGCCGCCGCGATGCTGCGCCGCCGCGAGCTGTGA
- a CDS encoding N-acetyltransferase: MLSELLTRAAHGDPPPPDGGVTVLPQGAEQVPAVLAFTAHHVVVADVDPDWVRAELPTDDLSAPLNPPFLTALCGRIGRQVNNIDAVLLAPAVRGGPELELRPADTRTHDRVRLAEEFRAEVRVWTCPGGLVLLGRGLGGRWEVAAEVDPEFRGKGLGRALFASARALTPAGEPVWAQVAPGNAASLRAVLAAGYLPLGAEALLK, encoded by the coding sequence GTGCTGAGCGAACTGCTGACCCGGGCCGCGCACGGTGATCCGCCCCCGCCCGACGGGGGCGTGACCGTGCTGCCGCAGGGCGCCGAACAGGTGCCCGCGGTGCTGGCCTTCACCGCGCACCACGTGGTGGTCGCGGATGTGGACCCGGACTGGGTGCGCGCCGAGCTGCCCACCGACGACCTGTCGGCGCCGTTGAACCCGCCGTTCCTGACCGCGTTGTGCGGCCGGATCGGCAGGCAGGTCAACAACATCGACGCGGTGCTGCTCGCACCGGCGGTCCGCGGCGGGCCGGAACTGGAACTGCGGCCAGCCGATACGCGCACGCACGATCGGGTGCGGCTGGCCGAGGAGTTCCGCGCCGAGGTCCGGGTGTGGACCTGCCCTGGCGGACTGGTGCTGCTGGGACGTGGGCTCGGCGGACGCTGGGAGGTCGCGGCCGAGGTGGACCCGGAGTTCCGGGGCAAGGGCCTCGGGCGGGCGCTGTTCGCGTCGGCTCGGGCGTTGACCCCGGCGGGTGAGCCGGTGTGGGCGCAGGTGGCGCCGGGAAACGCGGCCTCGCTGCGTGCGGTGCTGGCCGCGGGCTACCTGCCGCTGGGCGCGGAAGCGCTGCTCAAATAA